The Bos indicus isolate NIAB-ARS_2022 breed Sahiwal x Tharparkar chromosome X, NIAB-ARS_B.indTharparkar_mat_pri_1.0, whole genome shotgun sequence genome has a window encoding:
- the LOC139180915 gene encoding rhox homeobox family member 2-like isoform X1, producing MKPQPQRGHNADANTDAAVAGFLRLGVKENREEAHEAEPAKVSLPGERGEEPKAQSEPEQGAAAEGKEAGYEEGEEKEGGDVGAGDAGPPDGESREAKAEVEAEAGAGGGEDGEKGGEEQRPGAAVEVRKAADRRHRLSRHTFTLEQLRELEGVFHRTPYLDAAMQQELARRMGVTEDRMQVWFNHRRARWRKYQRALRFRDAPPLLPAHRVVSNRGGPCNTVLVQEPDWVWVPLEPMPLDVMPLPPVPPLMPPVPPLMPMLPLPPLFLPPLPWILPASIHSGCPHGLAWSPTTGGLSVAPFPLEWSP from the exons ATGAAGCCTCAGCCGCAGCGTGGCCACAATGCCGATGCCAACACCGACGCGGCCGTCGCGGGCTTCCTCAGGCTGGGGGTCAAGGAGAATCGGGAAGAAGCTCACG AGGCCGAGCCCGCGAAGGTCTCGCTTcctggagagaggggagaggagccGAAGGCTCAGTCCGAACCTGAGCAGGGAGCAGCCGCGGAGGGGAAAGAGGCGGGAtatgaagaaggagaagaaaaggaaggcgGCGATGTGGGCGCGGGAGATGCGGGCCCCCCGGATGGGGAAAGCCGCGAGGCCAAGGCTGAGGTAGAGGCTGAggcgggcgcgggcggcggcgaaGACGGAGAGAAGGGCGGGGAGGAGCAGCGCCCGGGAGCCGCCGTCGAGGTTCGGAAGGCGGCAGACAGGCGCCACCGACTCTCCCGGCACACCTTCACGCTGGAGCAGCTGCGGGAGCTGGAGGGAGTTTTCCACCGCACTCCGTATCTCGATGCGGCCATGCA ACAGGAGCTTGCAAGACGCATGGGAGTGACTGAAGATAGAATGCAG GTGTGGTTTAATCATAGAAGGGCCAGGTGGAGGAAATATCAGAGagcactgaggttcagagatgcGCCGCCCCTGCTCCCGGCCCACCGTGTGGTCAGCAACAGGGGTGGACCCTGCAACACCGTCCTCGTTCAGGAGCCGGATTGGGTCTGGGTCCCTCTGGAGCCGATGCCCCTGGACGTGATGCCCTTGCCGCCCGTGCCCCCCTTGATGCCACCCGTGCCACCCTTGATGCCCATGCTGCCCTTACCCCCTCTGTTTCTGCCTCCTCTGCCCTGGATTCTACCAGCCTCCATTCACTCCGGCTGCCCTCACGGCCTTGCCTGGTCCCCTACCACCGGTGGCCTTTCTGTAGCCCCGTTTCCTCTTGAATGGTCTCCATGA